One window of Neosynechococcus sphagnicola sy1 genomic DNA carries:
- a CDS encoding type II toxin-antitoxin system PemK/MazF family toxin — MPRPVLVVQDDTFTQSRINTVIVVIITSNIQ; from the coding sequence ATACCGCGTCCCGTTTTAGTCGTTCAAGATGATACCTTTACTCAAAGCCGTATCAATACAGTCATCGTTGTCATTATCACTTCAAATATTCAGTT